A single genomic interval of Corylus avellana chromosome ca10, CavTom2PMs-1.0 harbors:
- the LOC132163684 gene encoding transcription initiation factor TFIID subunit 7-like, whose protein sequence is MIMVREAGDAAPDVVEYRHGLTPPMRDARKAEILQGPELVQRVLKDLVKIHAGAAAENVDAEAAEQEEDVDGSVRNASKKLVPAPVVKADAPEVGTNAGEPDKSDSDESDDSI, encoded by the exons ATGATTATGGTTAGAGAAGCAGGTGATGCTGCTCCAGATGTGGTGGAGTACAGACATGGTCTCACCCCTCCTATGAGGGATGCTCGAAAAGCGGAGATTTTGCAGGGA CCTGAGCTTGTACAGCGTGTCCTGAAAGATTTAGTGAAGATCCATGCTGGTGCAGCAGCGGAGAATGTTG ATGCTGAAGCTGCTGAGCAAGAGGAAGATGTAGATGGAAGTGTCCGAAATGCAAGTAAAAAACTTGTACCTGCGCCTGTTGTAAAGGCAGATGCCCCAGAGGTTGGAACAAATGCTGGGGAGCCTGACAAAAGTGACTCTGATGAATCTGATGACTCAATTTGA